TACCAACCAATCATTAATTAACGTGGCAGAGTGATAATACTAATCTTATTGGCATCACCCATGCTCATTGTTCCATATCATTTTGATTTTGGTACTTAGCTAAATCATTTTTTGCTCTTTCCCTTGTTATCCACTGATCACTGTCAAAATTTTATACCATTGCTTGCATTTTAAGGTTCTCTGCAACTTTCTGCATTTCAAGTCCTCCCTTTACCTATTCCAAATTTCAATTTCCAACGCCCCACTTCCcctatcaaaattaactcacttagCTAATAATCCCTTAACCAAACCCCAAGTTAAATAAGCAAAAAAGTCACCCCCAGTTTTTAAGGCAAAGTGGAAGATACGTACTGCCAGTCTGCCACTGCCACTGCCACTGCCACTTTGCTTACAAATCCATCGATATTGACTGCCAAAAATAAGCTGCCATTTACATAAACTCTTACGCCATCTTGCTTTCCCTCTGTGACAAATGGGACACTTCCGAAATCTGAACCAAGCGTGTGCTTTTTCTACCCTTCAATgacaatatatatgtgtgtgtatatatgcTCCGTACACTCATCCACGTAATACAGATAAAGGGTTACAGAGGCCAACAAGTCAACAATGTAACGTATAAATGATTAAACTCGTAAGCATCATCTTGAAAGTAGGATTGGTCAAACCCACAGTTATTTCTTCTTCAAATGATccatgttttgattttttttttcctttctcgtTACTGTACTGCTTAGATCATATACTGTTTAACTGTACAGAAAAAGCCGTCTGAAATGGTAAAAATTCATCCTTGAATTTAATGTATTCATATTggttaaactttcaacattttgGCCACACTGAGGGTACTTGCAACATCTCGCGTGGTTTTATCAGCTACTGCCAATATGAGTGTACTCCTTATAGGCCATGCATATATAACTAAACATGTCTTCCATGCAAATTATTGATGACGAAATTAGATGCTCATTGCCATACTGCAAATATGGAATAACCTAACAAGAAATTGATCACTACTCTACACGTATAGTACTTTTGTTTTGAGAACTCTACACGTATAATACTTGCATACATATATCCATGCAAAGTGTTGTTATGAACCTTGTTTTCTTTTTCAGAGATTATTTCAAATGCAAAAAACAAGAAGAATAGATCATGGAAATTAGTGAAAGAGAGAATCAAAGGTGAAGTTATTAGGCATTGATATTTGACAGGTATCAGAATGGAGCCATATGATTTACCTCTCCCAACATATCTGCAATCAAAAAGGTGAGGAACTCATGGTGGAGAAGGGGAGCACGTGCAAATTTCATTTTTGACATGTACCAAAGCTTACATAGAATGTACAACTTGCACGTGCCCTGCTTCTCCAACAAGACCTACTCACCCCTCCACCATGGCGGAAACTTCATAGaagaagaaaattaaaaatttttaagtaAACTACAGATGAGTGGAGAAGAGCAAGGGAAACCCTCTTGTATTTATAcacaaagagagagagagagaggtgaaaaaaaaaagaagagaaagagttACTGAGATTGAGTCTAGAAGTGGGCATTCTTTAAAGACACTTCCCAATATAAGTTTTCGGATATCATATATAGACACCTAAAAGGTCCATACCCCTCCTTCACTACCCCATCTTTTGATGAATTTTCAATAATGATACAAAACAACAATGCCACATTCATTACTTCCCATGATCAAAAATTGATCACCACTCGCCCTATCAAATTAGAATCAAAGCTATGGGGGGTCCTACCATTGGTGCAATAACGTGGCATGCAAGTGCAATGTGATGAAAGTGGGGATTGAATCATTGATGGTGTATCTCCTCCAGGCAGTAATAGATATGACCTTGAATTTGACACAGGTTTCTGCAGTGAATCTTATTCTTACCGGTTTTTGATTAGTGGGTTGATATAATATTACCCTATTACGTATGAATTGGGTGATgtcttctttatttttttttctgcCGCCAAATAGAGCAAAACCCAGTTTTCTTTTAATCCAAAACTTGCTCatcgtcatcatcatcatcatgtcATCACTACAAATCTGCATTGAAactttaaaattcttaaaatctCATCATTTTAAAACTCCTAGTTCAACACTTTGTTATGAAAAAACAAGTGGTGTTTTTACTTAAACTACTGGTCTAATTGCTGCTTTTGGGAATGGCTAGGGAGACAATGGTCCTTTATTTACCTCTAGTACCATCCTGGTTGCATTAATTTATTTGTGATGTATAAAAGGGATTACAAAAGGAGAAGAGACGGTGTTATTTAAGAAGgggaggggggggggggggttgaGTGTAAGGATGGGAGATGGAGTAATGGGTAATGAAAAATCTCCACAAAGGTAAAGATTTGCCTTGTAagtcaagtaaaaaaaaaatgggtGCATCCAATGCAGGCCTAATCTTTAGATTCTGAAGAATCCAATATGGAAATGCTGGTGCTGGGAACTTGACATTTGACCAAAGGATTGATGGGTGTGAATGAAAGATTGAGTGGTGTAGTAAAAAGGGGGAAGGGAAGAGACTTTGGCTTTTTGGAATGGTGAAAAACAACCAGTAGGGATGGATGGTGATGACCAATTGCAGACAGCCAGATACAGGCTAAAGTAACAGTTTGAAGAAATTGCACGTTGGGGTTGCGTGTTGGACCCCctaagttttttttatttattgaagaaagataaaaaagaaaaggggtttgctttttttcttcttcaaacaagTTTTTATTGTTGGTTATGGAGAGAACAGGGAGAGTCCCTAGGTAGATATGATTCCCTATCTTTGGTAAGAATTTATAATTCCTTGCATCACCCCCCCCCCTTTGTTTACGGTAGTTTTCACATCACCAAGTCCAACATCTCTCTCATTTCCCCTCCCCCCAACCCCTTTTTTACCTTACAATTTTCTCCATTTATAAAATCACAATGATATTATTATCAATTATCAGTAAACGAGAGCCTAATTTTAATTGCACTGAAATACATTTAACTCAATtaacataaatattattattagcaaaagaaaacataattttaaatatattgaagcgcattattttttatttattatcattCTATTTATAGATAATTCTGAACATGTTAAAAACAGATATTATTAAAACCTAtataaaacaattgaaagatTCTCAATGACTAGTTCAAGCAAAGATTGAAATAGGTTGAAGAAAACTGATTGAATCAATGGCTGATTCTTTCtattttttaaacttttttaataatttattcaaccaaaatcaaaccattcgATTGAACctatcaaattgaaaaaaaatggtcGGCCCAGTTTTAAAAATTAACTCATGAATAAAAGATTACCAATTTCCCAGCATAAGAACAAGATAATCATTATCTAATTTCCAACATATAAATCACACTTTGAATAGGCCAAAAGTCATTTCTAAGCTTAATTGACAAACTCACAACATAAAATACATTCAATTGGTAAAACAGAGCCATTGCAAAATCTCATGTTTCAGTAAATAACAAAAGTTTTTATAAACCTGGTTGTCTAAAGCCTCAacaatcaaacaaaaaaaaaaaaaggtggcaAATCAGCCAGCATTAAAACTGGTTGTTCACCCAAGAAATCAATCTTCTTCCTCTCCCTCGTTCTCAGCAATGTTGAAGTACCGTAACTCGTAAACAGTTCGATCTTTGTTGGAAGCAATCACTCGGAGCCAATCCCGTACATTGTgtttcttcaagtatttttttgTTAAGTACTTCAGATACCTgcacaaaaatggagaaaatgagtGAATGAACATGTCCAAGCACAATCCGGATGATCCAATCGCAAGGCAAACTACGAGCAATACAACATAGAAAAATGCCAGTTGAAGATTTTAAAAGCAAATGAAACTCGTGAGGGAACTAAATTGAAACATCCCATGTTTATAAAAGATGAGTTATCATCCATGCCAACACCAGAGTTATCACCCGGAGGTCGAAGCAAATAAGGCTACCGTAACAGAAGACAATTAAAACCAACCTCAATTTGAAGTATCTTCAATGCTTTCTAAGTATCTATACTCCAAGAAAGCTTATGATACAAAGAGATACCCATGCCAACAGAAAGATACAATCCTATCTTAAAGCAAATCAAGCAATCTCTTTTTGTTTTACCTCTTAGAGAAGTCGCCATCGGAAGTGACGGTAATTTTGCTCTTCTCGCGAGTGAGTGCTACGGTTTCACCAAGTGCACCAGCCTTGCCTCCAACCTTGATTCTCTCTTGAAGGAACTTTTCCAGAGAGGCAATGTCCATGATTTTATCCTCCACTGGCTTCGAACAATCGATAGTGAAGGTAACTCCCTTCTTCTTCCCCTTCGATCCCGCCGTTCGACTCATTTTCAGTTTATCCTATTCAAATAACCCAATAtagaaaatattaaaatcaacCAAATTTACTAAAGTCCAGTCAGTACAACAACGAAAGACTAATTTTTTTTCCCTCATGTTCTTGACAAGCAAACACATACAAAGGTAAATGTGCTGTATTCTAATAAGCCCAAATGAAAACATTAAATCAACGATTCGACTATCCTATATTTGGCATATACTATGTTGGGTCATCGTGACAAAATTACGAACTAAATTACATTCAAAAGAAAACCTATGGAAACAGAGGAATTGCTACATTGATTAAAAAAGaggaaaaatattaaaacatcatGAGTAACAGATGCATTTTCCTTTACTGTAGTTTTCAGACAGTCTATGAAAAGTTCCTTAATTTCTCGGAAAGCAACACATATAATTAACCATGAATTATTGCTAATGGGAAAAGAGAGCTACCCGTGAAAAATGCGTTGAAGCTCTGGAGAATGGCGGCAACCAAGAAGAAGAAGCAAGCTAGGGTTTTTAAGGCATTTTATTTGTGGATTTGCTGCTTTCTTATGATCTAGTGCAACAGCGGTGTACCATTTGCTCTGTAGAAAGTAATGGCGATCAACGGCGAAGATTCAAATCAATTACTGACTCAAAAAaggaattttcttttattattgacgtaataatttatttgtcttccaattttataaaaaaattcattttaaatttttagtcaattttttaactcttttaattcttaaattaatattatgtgtattcaaaaaatttatattatttatattttttaaataaattatatatatttcacttttaaaattttaaatttttaaaattaattaatttctattaaaattaaaagaagttAATTTTTTTGCGGTGAACCGATAAATaaagtaaatttaaaaatatgaaaaattaaattgaagGGTAAATCAAATAAATCGTTATGGTTGATAAACAATAATATCAACATTGCGAACAAAACtatgaaaaaatatatttaatataaacatTTTGTTTATCAGACAAGACGATTAAATAGCTATATTTATTTATGGTAATTCACATATGTGCTTGATAAACaacgtaaattaaaaatttaaataaataataatatcaaCATTGCCAACTTTGTTACTTCAGACAAGACCCTGAATggatatatttattttcttcaGTCTTTTCAATTTATTGCAGAGATGTTAcaaaacttaatatttttatGCCAATAAGGGAGGTGAAAAGGACGTTTATAAAACAgctaatgatttttaaaaaaattctctaaattaatttttaactttataattattcttatattagggtttaattttttcataatttaaCTTTTTTAAGAAATATCTGAGATTAACTTAAACGAAAAATTAAACCCAATATAAGAATAATTGTCAAATTTTAAGATTAcaaaaattaaatcctaatgCAACTTTATATTTCTTTTTCTCATTAGAGGTGCACAAGAATGATGGGTAAATTCGAAGAAAAAGTgcttagaagagaaattaaatctGGAACGCAAAGatgaaattattataatttaaccgTCTAACCAAAAGAGCTAATgtgataaaaaattaaaaaaatcttaaaataatatgaaataaaaaaatacaaatgtcAATAGCAAAGAAATTAAGCTCAGGACTCAATCACAAAACATCTAATATTTACCCATCTGATCAAAAGAATTAATGTGTTAAAAAAATTAGAAAGTGCGTCCTGTAAGACGCGTTCTATATGGCGCGCTTTCATCTTTTCTCTCCAAAACCGATCTATTttcctaaattttgaaaaaaaaatacctgttttcttaatttatttttaaaactaataatatttcttttattcattaaattccaAACTAAAATACCTATAAAAACCATCACAAATTACTTAATTCTTCCTCTAAAATATTATTAACCCCATGCTTTGAGATAAATTTTAAGGCCTGCAGGTCAATTTTCAACggcaattaataaattaataaatatttttaactaaTATTTGGCGGTGTCGATCACCTGAATGTCGAcacttaataaaaaaataatttatacttAGATAATACATGTATTTTTCTTATtacaattaaaaaatatatatgggtgttcatcaaatttttttttttaaatcccaATAATTATCGAGCAATGATATTCATGTGATTGACTTGGGTGCCGGTTATGAAGATGTCGACATATTCCTGATCTATTCATTTCAGGTCATTTTTATAGTTATattttaagtaaaatatttttatagatattttattttttggGGTTAGTTTAATAAAAAAACCCAATTTTCAACAGCAATTAATATAGATTATAAAATGTACAAGGAAGAAGTAACTAGGCATGGAAGCCCATCACTTCTGAGTTCCCGAAGCTTGGTTTACTGCAATTGTTTCTCTGACCCACAACATGAGAAATGGTCAAGTCCTCTCacctttcattattattattttatatttttaggccAATCTTGAAATTGGTATTATCGCAAAGTGGAaagggagtttttttttttttgtaacttTAGATAgtgatatttatatatttatttagctTCTCTTTGTTTTCTTACTTCCATTCATTGAatctaattaatttataatataaaaatcctacctcttttagtattttgagtatataccatttctttaaaaaaaaagtaagtatatattttgaatattttattaagtatatattttgaatattttatttattaaattgatgTCTCTcttcttttaataaattttattgagtAGTTAGCGGTaaatttataaaatcatcatcagattcatctaGGGGATGTGGATTGACAATATTTCTTTGGTCTTATTGTGTAGCGTATATGAAAAAATCGTAATATGCTTTTATTTTAGGATATTTCATAAAGTGcgaatgaaattattaaagtaTCCTATAATTGGGCTAAACACTATGAATTCTCTAATAATAAGGCAACTAAGGAACCTTTGCAAATATCAACATCACTTTTGACATTAGGCAATAATTGAATTCGCTtaagatctgaaggtgttgttaaAGAGGAAACCAATTTTGTTGCAGCTAGGGGTGTTATAAGGGACCAGAATGAAAGATGAATCCTAAGGAGGATAATGAAGAGGCAGATAGGTTCATAAAATTAGTTCAAGAGAAGAGAGAAGATCTTTAAGTGTTTGACGTTTCTCTGTTGGGATCTAGTTTTATGTTATTATAATCTTTTTAATTTATtgtcatttcaaataaaaataaaaattgatgtCAATTAAAATTAAGATAAATTTGATATATTTTAGGATTTTAAAAGACATTAAAAGTAGAATTTTATatcatgtattttttttatttttatgaatatagATTTTGAAGAAGTTTTATAAACATTTTcattaatcaataaaaatatgttttcttttctctcttattattttattttttattctctttattatttattttctcactactctaaacacattttgtactaaaaaaaaaactcaaggaTTGAAACTGCACCAATTGCTATTGCTTTTCTTTTCAGCATTCAAGGAAAAAAAATACCATTTGCCTATACGAGGAACAATCAGAGGTCTGCTATCAACCCAATTTTGCTTAACCGCTCCGCTACACCATTATTTTttgggataaattttaaaattattgatcGACTTTGATTTAACgtgtaattatatatatgaattttaatttagtgTAATTATACACGTAAAATTTTAATTgtgatttaaatatatatatttgaaactttaattttaatttaatcatacacattaaaaaatacatcaatttatttttatattgggtaaatataattatttatgcatgtaatatataaacataaaatgatattatatcaataattgaattactaattgacaagaattggatcaaatcaaaatttcatcaatacaattgtacaaaattaaaattcatatatacaattacacattaaaccatagTTCATAAGTAATTTTAGCATTTATCCCTTAGATTTTCATCTAAACGCCAAAGAAGTAAAGAAAGGTAAAAACCATAACGAAAGGTTTTGATCCTATAACCCTAAGCAATTATCCTCACCTTTAACCACTTAGCTGCTTCAAGGATTTTCAATTATATTCCACAATAACTTTATATAAAAGTATATCTTACTTAGTAATGATGTTCCCTTTCAATCGATAATCAAATTCATCCTCGCTTTTTCATCCAAGATCTTAGACGTTAAAATGTAAAGTTCTATATGAAGTTTTTTATTTAAAGTTTCAgatatgattaatatttttaattaatgtttaattGTGTTTGATTTAATTAACTTGTTTTATTTATATCTTTACGAGGATGGTGAAAATTAATATCTCGACATTGCTTTTAGATTTTTCAATCAAAATTTAGATTGGTAAAGAGCtttgatatattattattattattattattattattatttgtcttAATTCGACTAAATTATCACAATAAGCTTTTTATGATATTGGTTTccgttaaataaaaaaaaaactgggATGCTTAAAAGTCAATCCTAACAGATCTATTGCATTTCCTAAATAAATGGAAGCATAAAAAAGTGAAGGTTATAATCTACTTTctttttataatatctatttatttctagtaaatatttatataatagattGAATTTATCTAATATATTTCTATATCAAATAGAGTGGCGATTAAAATGAATGATTTACTGAGTATAAATCgtgaataaaaaatagaaaatcataaaATATGGAAAAAGCTTTCGACTCTAGTCGTTCCATTATATTGACAATTTCAAAAAAACTGCTCATATTATGGGCATAATATGGTTGCGGTCAGGCAAGTATGCCCCTATTGTCTAGCGATTCAGGACACCTCTTTTTCAAGGAGGCAGCTAGGATTCGACTTCCCCTGAGGGTATGGTACTACGAAAGGAAGTTGATCATGGATTATCAATAAACCTAGAATTGATTCTTCTTGGGTTGATGCCCGAGCAGTTAATGGGGACGGACTGTAAATTCGTTGGCAATTAATAAGAAAAGAATGAGAGTTCTTAGAATAACCCTTCAAATGGTAGATATAACTTGTATTGAAAAATCATTGGTCCCAAACCTGTTGCACTTCCAAATATATAGTCCAATTATATTAATATTctttaaagaaaatataaatatatatgtctCTCTGACAATGTAACAAGGAATATTATCAATAgaaagtatttattttatttggtaTTGAAACAAATCAATATTATTACAATATTTGGTAGTACAAAAATAGTTGAAAGCTTCAAAAAAGCTAATATATCAATGCTAAGATTTTATTTATCAAACTTCACCATCTAGTTGTCACACCTCAAATTTGGTGGATCCGTGGAGTGGGTGTATAGTTGTGAAGGTTACCTGTTTTGGCACTCTATTCATAGTTAGCCTATTAATTTTCACATCTCTAGCGAACTAAAGTTTAGCATAAAATATTTGCTGTAGAAGCATCTCCGGATTTATTCTCGAGTAATCTTCAATAGAGGATGGAGTACAGTAAGCGAAGAATACGCCTCAGAGTTTTAGTTGGCCATGATGCACCTACTAAGTACATGTTAAACCTGTAAAGGACTAAAATGTCTCTGAGGCCACACCATATATGAGTTATCGCTATAATTATGGTACGTTTGGTTTGTTTAAACGGTGTGTATGTGGGGTTTTGTAACGTGATTACTAGCatatttattttgcatattttacgTGTtcaaatgaattaatttaatttatgctAAATTGgtgattttatgtttaaattttttcaGGAACGAAATCTGGATGTTTTAATTCAAAGACAAgtagaaaatgattaaattggagCACGAGCAACAAAAGAGGGGCTGAATTAGAAATTTGGAGGCATTTAAAGGCTAATTAgatttttgactttgtaaaagccatatttagaaaagaaaatatgatatttaatttcATGTAATTAGTTGTTAGGTGGGTTAGGTTAATTTTAGTATAtggtttgtatataaataaggtGTATAGTGGCCTTCGAAAGATACACTTTAAATGCttggaaattgaatagaaaaaatcaattcatttttttctttctcttttcacgTGTGAAGTACAGGCATTTTGCCAATTTTTTCCATTTCAATCTTTTGACTTAATTGCTTCTCAAGTCCTTTTACTTTTCCATCTTCCATAATTTCCATTAAAACCATTTTCATAGACCAACCAAGCATGATtaatttcatgcttcactaaaCTTCTAATTTAGTTTTAGGCCTATATTCTTTCCGATTAAGAATCGTAAGAAATGAATCCGCACTAAAAGTCTTTTATAATGGTATTCACCATTTCTTCGAAATATGGGTTAGTACAAATTCATCCCTTAAAGtcaatttaatttcaattcaaaAGGCGCACGTTGGGTTGGAGTAGTTTTGGTGTACAGTTGGGAAGTCGAGTCAATTGTGCTGAATTTGAATTCCCTCGAACAAATTGGCGTATCCTAACGGGGTCATACTGGTAGGATTTTTGTCAAGGGAAATAGTGATCAGATTTAAATGCCCCACACGATTGAGGCTATTAATCCGAGTTGGGTTCTTCAAAATGCTGGGGTCTTGAATTGCGAATGCATGTATCGCGGTTAGATAAACGGTAAGGGTTGATTTGCAGGTCATACCAGAATAAGCTATGAAAGGAAGAATTGGAGGTTAGGATGTTGTTGATTGCTATAACCAACTTATTATTTGGAAGAGAAAATCTATTTTGGAGGATCGATTCGGAAACCGTAATTCACCAAGTCTAAGGCTAAAGCTTTATATTCCTGTTTACAAAATTCAAATCCACtttcttatttaattttatttttgattaatataatttttttatttcggtTATCTCACTTATTTAATTTCTAAACATTTTCAAATCccctaatttattttatttatttatttttcagcaAGTTTATTTTGAGTCGTAGGCACAACCATTTCCACAATAGAAATCCTGTTCAcaagaagaaaaatgaaattagatTATAATAACCAATCCCTATGGATTCGACCCTACTACTCTTTACTATTGTTTAGAGTTATTTTATCGTAAGAATTTTTATTTTGTGGTTTCGACGCCCATCAATGACTAGTTGATGATCAATTGAATGGTTTGACCAGTCAATTAGCATTGACATCGAATTTTCTCTAATTTTTATAGGACATTAAGGAGACAACTACTGTATGCATTTGACACTTGTCAAGGTCCATTAGGAGGTACTGGGTGTATATATATAGTGTATATATAAATGGGTTTTAATAGTGGTTCAATATTTTTTTAAGTAGTTGTTATTGTTGGTTCATGAAGGACTTTCGGGTTTAGACCTTTGAGTTGCGGTAAAAGTGAGTTTCAAGTGAGTCTTTATCTTGACTCATGAGTAGTATTTTATAATGGAAAATTCTATGTAGATGTTGCCCCAGATAATTGGTGAAAGCATGTATATGTGACATATCATACAAAACTTTGTATGTTTATAAATGAGTTATATGAGTTGCTGTATGAATAAGACAAGGTATGATATGGACACATGTAAAAACAAGTATGGAAAAGTATGAATTAGTCAGGTGAATGAATTAATCGGGGCAAGTATAATTGATGTTAAGTGAATATAtcattcattttttatgcttCTGGTAGGGTAGGTACATTGCTACCGGACAAGCAAATCACATTGATAATAAGTATACTTATGGTGTAGCCTTCGCTGAAATCTAAACCAGAATAACAAACCACAACATAAGAATGAACTATGTAAGACCATATGGCTTAGACCCATGACATTGTATGTCTATGAACACACTCATGGTGACGCCTCCAATGAAAGATAGACTAGACTGGCAAATTATAATATGAAGATATGTATAAGACCATGAGGGAGAAACCCATGACACCTTTTGAGAAAGTCTGTCAAGACAGTAAGCACGTAATTCTGTGTGATGCCTGTGTGGTGTGATTTGCTAAGTCTTAGTGGTGTATTTTGTATTGACTTTCTGGCGAATCCCGTAACGTCTATGTAGCGTATTCGGTGATGTCTACGTGGCAGAATTTGGTCAACCACCTTTGTGGCAAGATCTTGGTAAGTTCTGAAACTTTTTTGATAGCTAATTCTATGATAAGAATCTAACAATTTTAAAGTTAACTTGGTTTTTTTAGTCTTGGGATATAATTGTACGAGCTTTAAAGGGGCGTTTCTTGAAAGAGAGTATGCATTTGTATTTTTAAATAGGGAATCCACTATAGTAGTCTGTCAATACATGATACTGGCTTATTCGTATTTATAAAAGGTTTAATTGTTCGCTGGACTAAGTTTGTTGTTAGGATTTTAACCcgattaagtaacgaacaagaaaatagcagaataaattgagaaattgaacacataaatttaacgtggaaaaacccctccaaagaggataaaaaaccacggacaaagataattttactataatggcaaaagaacgaatagtacaaaagatggagataaaaactaaaccccgaaaacccgaaaacaaagaacccacaaaacgtaaacacaaaattctctaaatgtgttatgagttctaatctctaatgggtgttttTTCTAATATTGTAAaagagtctatttataggctaaattcatagatcaaataataataaaataatctaaactaatcagtgtttgattgaaacaagtaaacagagtttaactgaaagactatttt
This is a stretch of genomic DNA from Gossypium arboreum isolate Shixiya-1 chromosome 11, ASM2569848v2, whole genome shotgun sequence. It encodes these proteins:
- the LOC108471134 gene encoding 60S ribosomal protein L22-2; this translates as MSRTAGSKGKKKGVTFTIDCSKPVEDKIMDIASLEKFLQERIKVGGKAGALGETVALTREKSKITVTSDGDFSKRYLKYLTKKYLKKHNVRDWLRVIASNKDRTVYELRYFNIAENEGEEED